The genome window ATCACTGCTTACGCACTTGACACTCTATTTGGCAGCATTTGTTTTTTTGGAACCGAAATAGTACCGCCACCACGTTTGTCTCGCGCGAGCTAGAGTCCAACGGAGCAGGGAAGAACCGTAGAGTCCTTTCGTACTGGCACAGTATTATAGTAAAATAAAGGCAACCGAGCATGGCATCGCCCCTGGTTTTTTTTACCCAGAACATATCCCGTAAAATTGATTATATTGAACAACCAGGAGAGAGATCTAGCGTATCCAATTAAAATCTAATATACTACTATtttcaagagagagagaaaaatgataaatataaaataCTAGTAGGTTTTAAATTGTGGTTAAATATAAAATAGCAGTTTCCATTAGATTTCGATTACATGCACAAGATTGATTGCTTGTACGGTTGTACCTAAATATAATTGGTGCACAAGATATGTTTCTTCTTTTAATTGCATCGTTTTCCATTTCTGGCACCAGTAAAGTAACCAGGCTTTGAATTTTACTCATCAGAATGGGGGAGCAAAAAGCTCGAGGAGCAAAGGTAGGTGCAGCCTTGACGTGCCATCTGATCGCATCAAAAGCCAGTGACGTAGTACACCTGTACCATACCACCTCATCAGCAACCGGCGGTGGATCGAGCCAGTCGAGTAGTACAGGACAAATGCCGTATATATACGGGCGGCAATGAACGCAGCAGTAGTATACATACATATCAGGTGATGTACGCAAATGGTCCAGGCCACGGGAGAATGGGAAACTGGACAGCTCATTCCTCACTAGAATCTGAAACGGAAACGACTGTACATGATGGACGAAGCGCGACGCGAAGCGAGCAGTCATCACCACACGCTACCCACCAGATAAAGCTAGACTAAATTATGTGATTAGAATTCTCATCattccttttttttcttcttcttctgtttcccCTAATAAAGCAAATGAAAAAaaaaacagagagagagagatcaaAGCCCTATTCCAACGCATCCAtcagcggcggtggcggcgtgATGTAATCTTAACTCGGTCCAACGGCCAAACCACGACGCCAATCGTTTTCCGGAAGGGGGAGAAAAGGGAAAACGAAGAAGGAAGAGATACGCCTGCCTGACAGATTTAAAATTAGAGCCAGAGGGCACCGGCCTTCTTGAGGATGGGCACGAGCTCGCCGGAGATGTGGACGGCCATGAGCCGGTCGAGCCCGCCGAGGAGCTTCCCGCCCACGAACACCGCGggcagcgcggcggcggcggcctccgCGCCGGCCGGGACGACCCCGGCGAGCGCGGCCTCGTCCGCGACCTCGTGCACGGCCGGGTTCACCCCGAGCCCCTGCAGCAGCCGCTTCACCACGTGGCTCAGGCAGCACCCGCGCCGCCCCACCACCAGCACCGGGCTCTCCGCCACGGCCCTCCCGACCTCCGCcctgccgccgtcgccgtcgtcgtccgtCCCGCCCGCGGCGTCGGCCCGGGCGCGCTCCTCCGCGacggtcgccgccgccgccggctcaGGCTCCGGCTTCACGGCGACGACGGCGGCCGCCTCGCCCGCCGGCATCAGCCACGGCCGGGCGCTGCTGTAGGGGATGGCCTGGTACATTACTTGCCGACGTACGTGCGTCAGCGCTTGTCGTTCGGGCCGCCGAGTCTCCTCTTCCCCCCCCTAACTTTTTTGTTCTCTCTCCGTCTTTTCCGCGCGGGGCGTGGAGCGTGCTCCGTGTGGGCGGGTGATGGTTGGGTTGGGGCGCTGGACGCGGGGGATACATATATACAGGGGCGGTGAGGTGGGCGGGTGACGTCACTGCAGCGCCGCGATGCCTTTCGACCGGTTCGCGCGGACCTGCACGCGAGTCTCTCTCGGGTGGCGTTGGCGTGGAGGGGCGTCAGCCGCGGCTCTGGGGACGCCGGCTCCGTGACGACAGCTGCTGCGGAGGCGGACGTGCGGTTGCGGTTGGAGACCCATGATGGGGGAGGGCCAGGCGGCCGGTTCTGATCCTGTGCGAGCGGAGGAGCCTGCGGGGACGCGAACAGCGGGCACCGTACTTTTTGCAGCTGCTGCCCGTGTCATTTTGGTTTTGTTTAAAAACCATAATTCTATGGCATGCTTTATGTCTAGTTTATAGTTTTGTTGTTTAAATATTACAGCCGTGTAAATTGCTTGTACCAAAACCGGTCCTTATTTTGGTTTTGTTTTTAAACATCTCTAACTTTTTTTGACGACCTTCTCTAACTTGTACCAGGACGATAGAACGTTAGAACCAATATCTACGATAACAAACTATTTTCGTTCAAACCACCTTGCCATGTGCCTTTAAACTACACTTACTTGGTATGGTATCGTAGTAGTGTCAATATATATCTATAAATAAGCTTAGTTAATGCTAGAGGTTTTACTTAACACCGTGACTTATAATTTGAAATCTTACTGTTTTTTTTCTAAGAAATCCATGAAGAGAAATGCTAAGCCTTTCCTTGCGAACAAAAAAAAATGCAGGCACTTGCGATACACCATACCTAAAAtgtatttaagttagttttactccCCCGCCTGGCCTAAATAGAGAATAACGTTTTTGCTGTGGAAATAGACAAATAATTATGGATATTCGTCATTCGTAGAACAAACAACGCCCTTTTTTTTACGATGGACACATCCCGCAAAGACTGGTATTATAGCTTTAATTTCTTCTACTCCCTCCCGTCAAAAAAACAAGTCGTTTTGGACAAGATTTGAGTCAAACGTATAAAACTTTGACTACTAATAACAGTTTCGTTATTTAGTTTTAAAATCTAATAGCCATATCTATAGATTTATCTTTAAAAGTACTTTTGCAAAAGTATAAATATATTAATAATTTATTTGTATTTGACAAAAGAAAATATTGTCCAAAACTATATTTTTGAGACCGTGTCGTTGTCCTAAATGGACTTGTATTTTGATACCTGAGGGAGTAGTTCAAATTATGTCAACTTTAGCTGACCAAAATCTTATGTAAAAAGGAATAACTAGTTTATCATTAAATGAACTTTCCATGTATTTATCATGTCATATAAATATTGATTATTTTTAGTATTATATAAATAATGATAGTTTTTCctattacataaacatttacaaaAACTATTCTGGGAGAAATAATTTTTTTGGTATATAGTTTGGCTTAGAAGAAACTGAAACTTCGTCACTCACTAAGAGAGACAGATCACATACTGTAGTATTACTATGACAATCTAGATTACCAACTGTAGAGTTGACTAATAATCGCGCTACACACAGCATACAGCTAGCTAGCATTCAGCTATCTGGAatattttgcaaaaaaaaaaactaATCATAAAGTTTCTATTCTCTATCATAGCCGTCTATAAATAAAAGAATCAACTGCTAGGATCAACGGCGAAaccgtatatacatatatatgacTCCCTCCCGTTACGAAGGGAAGCGGTGAACAGACATCCGGGCCCACAGCCCACTGGCTGTAGCTGTGCTCGGGTGTGGTCGTCGGGCCGGCGCCCAACGTTTTCGCGTGTCACGATGGCGTCGGCAGCGGCGGCGTCCGTAATCCAAGACGTCACGCGGGGTTTCTTTTAGAGAAAATTCCTTTAATGCCATCCAAACTTATACCAATCCCTTCAATGCCATCAGATTTTATAGCTTCCCTTCAATGCCATCAAATTTAAATTCTAATCCCTTAAATGCCATTGCCGTTAGTTTCAAGTTAACGCCGTTAGTTATATTTAAAGCAAATCCCTCCAATGCCATCAAAATCTATACCGATCCCTTCAATGCCACTAGAAATTGGTTCGATCTATTTGAGTTTTAAAAATTTCAGAATAGAAAATTTTTTGAACCCAAAAATTTTGAAACGCAAATATACCACATTGATTTTAAAATTTATCTCCATCTGTTATCATTAGTGTTTGTTGTTAGTTTGAAAAAATATTAGGAATCAAATAGACCGAACAGATATAGCGGAGTAATTTTTGGTGTTTACAAAATAATATGTACTGCAGTTTTTAAAAAGTGTGGAATTGGTACATATTTTTTTATTCTAGAATTTTTAAAATCCAAATAGTTTAAACCAATTTCTAGTGGCATTGAAGAGATTGATATAGATTTTGATGGCATTAGAGAGATTTGCTTTAAATAGAACTAACGGCGTTAACTTGAAACTAACGGCAATGGCATTTAAGGGATTAGAATTTAAATTTGATGGCATTGAAGGGAAGCTATAAAACCTGATGACATTGAAGGGATTAGTATAAGTTTGGATGGCATTGAAGAGATTTTCTCTTTCTTTTACCAGCACATGTCGGGCGGGCGCGCATGTTCCCGGTAGCCCCCGATTAAAGTAGCGCCGGTGGAGCGGCGCGTCCCGATCGACGGGCCGGCCAACTGGGACTGGGTGACGGCGGCCGAGTCGGTCAGACTGTGCGTGGTGCCGCCGGTGGAGAATACGATCGCTCTTGCGTGGCGGGGACAGCGCATGTGCACCACGTATGACGTCCCTTTTGTTGGCCCCGTACGTCGCTAGCTAGCTGCTCTGCTCGCGGCCTTTGGAGAGGACACCACGCATGACGCACCGGCACCGCCTGCAGAAGCTTCTCATAGAGATTGTTATATCTCTTGTACTTGCTGCTGCTCTTGTTTCTGCACTCCATCCACTTGCGGTTCTTTGCGTGCTACACCAGTACTACTCCTCCTATAATTAACTGAACTAATATGTATAGGTcgatttgaaaaactaaaaaaatGCATGATTTCTACTATCGGATTTAATGAAAACCGTCAGCAAAAATGCATGATTTGTACTGATGGTTTTCTAAATAAACCCGTCAATAAAAACATATTTTCACTAGCGGTTTCTTGGATCGGACGGACCATTTTATTTCACTGACGTTTGATAACTAAAACATCTTATAAATTTATACCCTATTGTATGCATAGAGCTTGTTTTCTAATGGTGTGGAGAAATTCTGAATGAAATGTAGGTGTCACAGAAAGCCTTCAAAGACTCTGTGCATACTTAGGATCTTCTAAGTAATACAGTAAAAAAATCAACTAAAACAATGCAAATGAGATACAAACACCCCTCCTTCTTAACAACCCAACCACCCAGATTTAATAGCTCTACTATTTATCCCAATTAATCCTACTATGTATTTAGATCTATCCTTAGCTCAGTCTCAGCAGAGAGttttattgtttctaagaacGTAGAATAAAATGGAACATGGATGAAACGTCTACGCTTAATATAATGAAAAGTGTCATTCTACGAATTTTAAATATCTAATTTTATGATTTGTAGAAAGTTAGTAATAGTGCCAAGAGAGTTCACTTCTTCTATCTCTTGTTAAAAATATTGTCACATCATTAAAATTGTTCAAATGACAACTTATTAGATGCAAATAAAAACCCCACTAGCCTTATATTAATTGATTACTAGTCTAAACATGCCTTTTATTAAAGGACTTGTTTGGATCCTTGTGGCAAACAGTTTGCCGGCTAATTTTAGCACCATAACCTACAAAATAGGTCGGCTAATAAATTGGC of Zea mays cultivar B73 chromosome 8, Zm-B73-REFERENCE-NAM-5.0, whole genome shotgun sequence contains these proteins:
- the LOC100281053 gene encoding Monothiol glutaredoxin-S5 yields the protein MYQAIPYSSARPWLMPAGEAAAVVAVKPEPEPAAAATVAEERARADAAGGTDDDGDGGRAEVGRAVAESPVLVVGRRGCCLSHVVKRLLQGLGVNPAVHEVADEAALAGVVPAGAEAAAAALPAVFVGGKLLGGLDRLMAVHISGELVPILKKAGALWL